A genome region from Labilibaculum antarcticum includes the following:
- a CDS encoding sacsin N-terminal ATP-binding-like domain-containing protein → MNLTDTLHDTTFIEGVKALIKENVATYKISTKRIISDYRGEKGFTEAYNGRQLLELLQNADDAKTDEVLISLNKEKQLLTISNNGNPFDLKGLQSLMLANTSSKNKKEFIGNKGLGFRSILNWATEVKIMTSEVCLTFSPQIAKQQFESIIEDEIQRQVLIDEEDDLQAGTVPFAVLAIPSFEPIYDSDLEWITSIQIEYKAAYIEDIEKQLATLKPEILLFLNSTKRIRIESDGHEKILSLSKTIIEDQQFINVNNEQWQVYDSKDLQINGQENKNYRIKIAWKEDLSDKDSRFFTYFPTQLSTHLPYLIHATFDLDPSRNYLNPTDDNKYILRELVSILACLSIDNLQNSAEPNWDSYRILLPLGKSDSKLLIPFFQDLQDKRNSLALYPCLDGNYRTMTSVKYYGNKFAIWVQKNSFQEFFPELLIPIDEDINFNTGHFPAKYSKDEFTEKMGQLTSQISEIEERVELIALLMDDSFSQFHNKISLPLLLNHDEKVVEASKQVFTLKEGSTDEYEIPEYVQLSFISNNLYLSLTNRFSADIAKYRSNNEDISRPLKKVLSPLFNMGSNDITDVIRNMTSATNRHLRTTTVDKKTILQQYSKSLFHIFKKNPERRGIIDEKVLLLNRNGEETLSSDLFLGKGFPSGNKTELIFEDFYENKDFVADMDSWDFYQEDMDSKFIENFFLWLGVNKHTKFKKIEKDVNRWNSDPYIDFVFKNTRTPENNPWKYYNVFTIDNLAEILESKDISTEKLVAWILIDKKILSQLERENQDVFKYTYNKNTTELHEKPSYIFHQLYRENLFANILIEDELIGNSGFDTFDFENRVFSELNIDRTDINYVLKKLGANKSFNDLQPHKIYELLRQVTNDDANGSQTVYNRVLEYFAKNKEAKLRGYKPDFSEIKYFARKGGLTGKLEPIMASEVYYSDNNILPQNILNKFWMLNLPKRKGEQNVKEFFGVSLIKDEVKNIKLVSYEGHPLNKTFISYFDRIKPFLLTYRLNTLKKGDNEQTEVNSIKNLSICLVDNCQYSFGEIKQIELDENEFINIDSTFYLKSSPNFRDINQLQKNSFLCDAIAEMICICFKIKELKNTFRTIFKDHIREVEHLIKVDELTDLRMRAFKLLGFSEVEMMFWEKVFVLKGKSLQSSISNTKILSSVLEKEFSLILPDYYQTVDFNDFKNLESFNFLVWISNALDFSLDEILESNSFGIRSSHKRGLENTLKDLKSRFNSLLWLKLNNEKEKQALLIDQQISFDQIKSDESILQILDDNKFNLDLNYIDIIKDATYRLFNLSLLVDVEIKKCFENKYKHLLDKYSLHDDDLQDNKLKSLLYFEGNEEKLEKEFISLSRCSVESDDLKKIEPRIGNVIISQTTAIEPKGTSKPTSNRWIHSDKDISRNKKLGEKAEELVFNTLVASVDVEEVEWVSGNSKYKTDKSDTFHYDIQYKNINNPDWFYLEVKAFNGRTFHLSKDEKKTGFDYKDRYQIALVHGNNIHIIENFFIDEDSFLNNEHYSVSSADYLISLKIKEN, encoded by the coding sequence ATGAACTTAACAGATACTTTACACGATACAACTTTTATCGAAGGTGTTAAAGCTTTGATAAAGGAAAATGTGGCTACCTATAAAATTTCTACAAAAAGGATTATAAGTGATTATAGAGGGGAAAAGGGCTTTACCGAGGCTTATAATGGTCGTCAACTCCTGGAACTTTTGCAGAATGCCGACGATGCAAAAACCGATGAAGTTCTTATTAGCTTAAATAAAGAGAAACAGCTGTTAACGATTTCTAATAATGGTAATCCTTTCGATTTAAAAGGCTTGCAATCATTGATGTTGGCGAATACCAGCTCTAAAAACAAAAAAGAGTTTATTGGAAATAAGGGACTGGGCTTCCGCTCCATCTTAAACTGGGCAACCGAAGTTAAGATTATGACGAGTGAGGTATGCCTTACTTTTTCACCTCAAATTGCGAAACAGCAATTTGAGTCTATCATCGAAGATGAAATACAACGACAAGTTTTAATCGATGAAGAGGATGATTTACAGGCTGGCACTGTCCCTTTTGCTGTTCTAGCAATACCAAGTTTTGAACCCATTTACGATTCAGATTTAGAATGGATAACTTCAATTCAAATAGAGTACAAAGCGGCATATATTGAGGATATTGAGAAACAACTGGCTACTTTAAAACCAGAGATTCTTCTTTTTTTGAATTCAACAAAACGAATTCGTATTGAATCTGATGGCCATGAGAAAATCCTTAGCTTATCCAAAACCATTATCGAAGACCAACAATTCATTAATGTAAATAATGAACAATGGCAAGTTTACGATTCTAAAGATTTGCAAATAAATGGACAGGAAAACAAAAATTACAGGATTAAGATAGCTTGGAAAGAGGATTTGTCGGATAAAGATTCTCGTTTCTTCACATATTTCCCAACGCAGCTATCTACACATTTGCCCTATTTAATTCACGCCACTTTTGATTTAGATCCGTCACGAAATTATTTAAACCCGACAGACGATAACAAATATATATTAAGGGAATTGGTTTCAATATTGGCTTGTTTGTCTATTGATAACTTGCAAAATAGTGCTGAGCCTAATTGGGATTCATACAGAATACTCTTGCCTTTAGGCAAGAGTGATAGTAAATTATTGATTCCTTTTTTTCAAGATTTGCAGGATAAAAGAAATTCGCTTGCACTCTATCCATGTTTGGATGGTAATTACAGAACAATGACCTCTGTTAAATATTATGGTAACAAATTTGCAATCTGGGTGCAGAAGAACAGCTTTCAAGAATTTTTCCCTGAATTATTAATTCCAATAGATGAGGATATAAATTTTAATACAGGGCACTTTCCTGCCAAATACAGCAAAGACGAATTTACGGAAAAAATGGGTCAGTTAACATCTCAAATTTCTGAAATAGAGGAGAGAGTGGAATTAATTGCCCTCTTAATGGATGATTCTTTTTCACAATTCCATAATAAAATTTCTCTGCCCCTTTTATTAAATCATGATGAAAAAGTTGTGGAAGCCAGCAAGCAGGTGTTTACTCTAAAAGAAGGTTCAACGGATGAGTATGAAATACCTGAATACGTACAACTGTCTTTTATAAGTAATAATTTATACCTGTCTCTCACGAATCGTTTTTCTGCCGATATAGCAAAGTATAGATCGAACAACGAAGATATTTCACGTCCACTTAAAAAAGTTTTATCGCCATTATTCAATATGGGCTCAAATGATATAACGGATGTGATTCGGAACATGACCAGTGCAACCAATCGTCATTTACGAACAACTACAGTAGATAAGAAGACAATACTTCAACAATACTCCAAATCATTATTCCATATTTTTAAAAAGAACCCCGAACGGAGAGGAATAATTGACGAAAAAGTTCTTTTACTAAACCGGAATGGAGAAGAAACACTTAGTAGTGATCTTTTTTTGGGGAAGGGCTTTCCTTCTGGAAATAAGACAGAGCTTATTTTTGAGGACTTTTATGAAAATAAGGACTTTGTTGCAGATATGGATTCATGGGATTTTTATCAAGAAGATATGGATAGTAAATTCATCGAAAACTTCTTTTTATGGCTTGGAGTGAATAAACACACAAAGTTTAAAAAAATTGAAAAAGATGTCAATAGATGGAACTCTGATCCCTACATCGATTTTGTATTTAAAAATACGCGTACGCCTGAAAACAATCCTTGGAAATATTACAATGTCTTTACAATAGATAACCTTGCTGAGATACTGGAATCAAAGGATATTTCTACAGAGAAACTGGTGGCATGGATACTTATTGATAAGAAAATATTATCTCAGCTTGAAAGAGAAAATCAGGATGTTTTTAAATATACCTACAATAAAAACACAACAGAACTTCATGAAAAACCCTCTTATATTTTTCATCAATTATACAGGGAAAATCTATTTGCAAATATTCTGATTGAGGATGAATTAATAGGGAATAGCGGTTTTGATACATTCGATTTTGAGAATCGAGTTTTTTCAGAACTAAATATTGACAGGACTGATATAAATTATGTCTTAAAAAAACTAGGTGCTAATAAATCATTTAATGATTTACAACCTCATAAAATTTATGAGCTTTTACGTCAAGTCACGAACGATGACGCAAATGGGAGTCAGACAGTCTACAATCGAGTTTTAGAATATTTCGCCAAAAATAAAGAGGCAAAACTTAGGGGTTACAAGCCTGATTTTTCTGAAATTAAATATTTCGCTCGTAAAGGAGGATTAACTGGAAAATTAGAACCCATTATGGCGAGTGAGGTATATTACTCTGATAATAACATTTTACCCCAAAATATTCTCAATAAATTTTGGATGCTTAATTTACCCAAACGTAAAGGAGAACAAAATGTAAAAGAGTTTTTTGGTGTATCACTCATTAAAGATGAAGTGAAAAACATTAAGTTAGTCTCTTATGAAGGACATCCTTTAAATAAAACGTTCATTTCTTATTTCGATCGAATCAAACCTTTTCTATTAACCTATCGGTTGAATACGCTTAAAAAGGGCGATAATGAACAGACTGAGGTCAATTCAATCAAAAATCTGTCCATTTGTTTAGTTGATAATTGTCAATACAGTTTTGGAGAAATCAAACAAATTGAACTTGATGAAAACGAATTTATAAATATCGATTCAACCTTCTATCTAAAGAGTAGTCCTAATTTTAGAGATATTAATCAGCTTCAAAAGAATTCCTTTCTTTGTGATGCCATAGCAGAGATGATTTGCATCTGCTTTAAGATAAAGGAACTGAAGAATACGTTCAGGACTATTTTTAAAGATCATATTCGTGAAGTAGAGCACCTTATTAAAGTAGATGAATTAACAGATCTTCGGATGCGTGCTTTTAAATTATTGGGTTTTTCAGAAGTCGAAATGATGTTTTGGGAAAAAGTATTTGTCCTTAAAGGTAAATCCCTCCAGAGTTCAATCAGTAATACAAAGATTTTAAGCTCTGTTTTGGAAAAGGAATTTTCACTTATTCTCCCAGATTACTATCAGACAGTCGACTTTAATGATTTTAAAAACTTGGAAAGTTTCAATTTTCTAGTTTGGATTTCGAATGCATTGGATTTCAGCTTGGATGAAATTTTGGAAAGCAACTCCTTTGGAATTCGAAGCTCTCACAAGAGAGGTTTGGAAAATACACTAAAAGATCTTAAGTCTAGGTTTAATTCTTTGTTGTGGCTCAAATTGAACAACGAGAAAGAAAAACAAGCATTACTTATTGATCAGCAAATTTCGTTTGATCAAATAAAATCTGATGAATCTATCCTACAAATACTGGATGACAATAAATTCAATTTAGACCTGAATTATATTGATATTATAAAAGATGCGACCTATCGTTTATTTAACTTGAGTTTACTTGTAGATGTAGAAATAAAGAAATGTTTTGAAAATAAATACAAACACCTATTGGATAAATATAGTCTTCATGATGATGACCTGCAGGACAATAAATTGAAAAGTCTTTTGTATTTTGAAGGAAACGAAGAAAAACTGGAAAAGGAATTTATTTCCCTATCCAGGTGTTCTGTCGAATCTGACGATCTTAAAAAGATAGAACCTCGGATAGGTAATGTTATTATTAGCCAAACTACTGCAATTGAACCTAAAGGAACTAGTAAACCAACAAGTAATAGGTGGATACATTCAGATAAGGATATTAGTAGGAATAAGAAATTGGGTGAAAAGGCAGAGGAGTTGGTTTTCAACACGCTAGTAGCTTCTGTTGATGTTGAAGAGGTGGAGTGGGTATCGGGCAATTCCAAATATAAAACCGATAAGTCAGATACATTTCATTACGATATTCAATATAAAAATATTAACAACCCCGATTGGTTTTATTTGGAAGTAAAAGCCTTTAATGGTAGAACATTCCATTTGAGCAAGGATGAGAAAAAAACAGGTTTTGACTATAAGGATCGATATCAAATTGCTTTGGTTCATGGTAATAACATCCATATCATAGAAAACTTTTTTATCGACGAAGATTCATTCTTAAATAATGAACACTATTCAGTAAGCTCAGCAGATTATTTAATTTCGTTAAAAATTAAAGAAAATTAA
- a CDS encoding Eco57I restriction-modification methylase domain-containing protein, translating to MIRFIKNIGDYFSQHFFNDEFPTKVFNRAGFVTTQKDNDGNDLENHISSINKKVSPLSEKYFRFKNDYLNLHREKDRVKLTHDFHTEVLKVLGYLGVHQEYEYPIHLNEDEVIPVRYRFTKADKPYLYVMEMKAMIQEGEHDANGIYDQVYNLDDWQDVFPDTWENYALKPDVINEALSEMFLLPEEQRPQYVILLAGPKLFLIHYEKWKYDSFLLFDLEELFDEAKLPAFKNYLSLFYGLLAKDQFISDSDSILHTLEEDAHKAAYGVTQTLKKGVVYAVENLANEAIEYKLRKAANSIEEQRKIVELRKDPNFARELKDECLTIVYRLLFIFYAEAREDLEILPVKDAVYQKGYSLEMLRDLEMVELKTDSSRNGTFFSESLWKLFDFLHKGSPAGNGFEMKPLDSPMFDNTKLQHLSGVQFRNHVLKEIILRLSLSERTKNKSIGRISYANLGINQLGSVYESLLAYSGFFANENLIEVKAASDKTGKEGTFLVPKSRRDDFKENEILKDPEHPDQDAEIERGKFVYRLNGRDRKKSASYYTPEVLTQCTVKYTLKGIVDKLKEKQNIIDGVFHGEYCADEILKLKILEPAMGAAAFHNEVINQLAVTYLELKENEELHKGRKRITPGNYNDELQKVKAFIAANNVYGVDLNPTAVELGKLSLWLNCMHKDMETPFFAHRLATGNAVVGAWLKVYEVKDFNTEFPSEGTLSQRNKPIAKAWWTKAPKRVQWNKQGKLNRNVDKQVYHFLLPDKAMVASFNSQLLKEELTKAQKDKFTTWKHEFCSPLNGEEVKQVVKLSRLIDVLLEEHYQKITAIAHDTASHYQLYGDSSPKLALKNYADKERLTDSKNNRAGAYHKLRTIMDYWCALWFWDVRDVENLPDRTKWYNELTNLVGIKLSDIDENTSTDQIKYILQNQGANKLTLFEGNRIASVLEMRNQYRFFHNELEFIEVFKERGGFDVIVGNPPWVTIELDKTGILSEYYPEVFLRKYSAPKVSDLLLKEIELLPKLKISYSKEELWAISTKTFLGSKQCYQLLRGQRTDLYKSILVNCIDFININGYVGLIHPESIYDDPKGTNLRREVYKRLKYHFQFKNERMLFPEIDHHNAYSTHVYKGKKEDVGFISINNLFHPSTIDGSFIHDGHGMAGGYKTIDEQTGKMDWNIRSHKDRIIKFGENELRLLAQTFENSSKWEGAKLVSIHTRQILSVLEKLSIFNGKVEDSKYHITDCWNETIAVQDGIMIRNTQFPDIDKYELIYSGPHFFVATPLYKTPRSECKLNSDYDAIDLTMIEGNFIPRTNYIPDENLNNFCDRNKSNNIVKSWIHEYKVCFSKMLSISGERTLQPAIIPPKVSHIDGVVTIIFKTNKELIEFAGISSSLMMDFYIKSVGKSNLRGELIKKFPIGIDNYFIPQLFVRTLLLNCLNEHYTVLWCQNYQSEFSLDNWSKTDIRLKPFNKLTQDWQWDTPLRNYFERRQALVEIDVITAMAFGLTLDELILIYNVQFPVLQQNEADTWYDTRGNIVFTFSSGLTGVGLARNEWNKIKDLAAGETYEHTITKSELYKGEKQTYYAPFDKCDRVEDYKTAWAHFEKVFKEKE from the coding sequence ATGATTCGATTTATTAAAAATATAGGCGACTACTTTTCCCAACACTTTTTTAATGATGAATTCCCAACAAAGGTTTTTAATCGTGCGGGTTTTGTCACGACACAAAAGGATAATGATGGGAATGATCTTGAAAACCATATAAGTAGTATCAATAAAAAAGTGTCACCCTTAAGCGAGAAGTATTTTCGTTTTAAGAACGATTATTTAAACTTACATAGGGAGAAGGATAGAGTTAAGTTGACTCATGATTTTCATACCGAGGTGCTTAAGGTATTGGGTTATCTTGGGGTGCATCAGGAATATGAATATCCCATACATCTGAATGAGGATGAAGTAATACCCGTGCGTTATCGTTTTACCAAAGCGGATAAGCCTTACTTGTATGTCATGGAAATGAAAGCCATGATACAAGAGGGAGAACATGATGCAAATGGTATTTATGACCAGGTATATAATCTGGACGATTGGCAAGACGTATTCCCCGATACATGGGAAAATTATGCGCTTAAACCGGATGTGATAAATGAAGCACTTTCCGAAATGTTTTTATTGCCCGAAGAGCAACGCCCTCAGTATGTCATCTTATTGGCGGGTCCTAAACTATTTTTAATTCATTACGAAAAATGGAAATATGATAGTTTCCTATTATTCGATCTGGAAGAATTATTTGATGAGGCTAAGCTTCCTGCATTTAAAAATTACCTTTCTCTTTTTTATGGCTTACTGGCTAAAGATCAGTTTATTTCTGATTCCGATAGCATATTGCATACGCTCGAGGAAGATGCTCATAAAGCAGCTTATGGCGTGACTCAAACCTTGAAAAAAGGTGTGGTCTATGCCGTAGAGAATTTAGCAAACGAAGCCATCGAATACAAACTTCGTAAAGCGGCTAATTCTATTGAAGAACAACGTAAAATAGTAGAACTTCGAAAAGATCCCAATTTTGCCAGAGAATTAAAGGATGAATGTTTAACAATCGTTTATCGACTATTATTTATTTTTTATGCTGAGGCTCGTGAAGATTTAGAGATTTTACCTGTTAAAGATGCCGTATATCAGAAAGGCTATAGTCTAGAAATGTTACGCGATTTGGAAATGGTGGAGCTTAAAACGGATTCATCACGCAATGGTACCTTCTTCTCGGAGAGCTTATGGAAATTGTTTGACTTTCTTCATAAAGGATCTCCCGCAGGAAATGGTTTTGAAATGAAACCATTGGATTCTCCAATGTTTGATAATACCAAATTGCAGCACTTGAGTGGGGTTCAATTTAGAAATCATGTATTAAAGGAAATAATCCTACGTTTATCACTTTCAGAGCGTACTAAAAATAAAAGCATTGGGCGCATATCCTATGCCAATTTGGGTATTAACCAATTAGGGAGTGTTTATGAAAGCTTACTGGCCTACTCTGGTTTTTTTGCCAATGAAAACTTAATAGAAGTAAAAGCAGCATCTGACAAAACAGGTAAGGAGGGTACATTTTTAGTACCTAAAAGCCGACGTGATGATTTTAAAGAAAATGAAATTCTAAAAGATCCGGAACATCCCGATCAGGATGCAGAAATCGAACGCGGTAAATTTGTTTACCGCCTGAATGGTCGTGACAGAAAGAAATCAGCCTCTTATTATACGCCTGAGGTATTAACCCAGTGTACCGTAAAATATACCCTGAAAGGCATTGTTGACAAATTAAAAGAGAAGCAAAATATTATTGATGGGGTATTTCATGGCGAATATTGTGCTGATGAAATCCTAAAACTGAAAATTCTTGAACCAGCCATGGGAGCTGCAGCTTTCCATAACGAGGTGATTAATCAATTGGCGGTAACTTATTTGGAGTTAAAAGAAAACGAGGAACTACATAAAGGACGAAAACGAATTACCCCGGGGAATTACAACGATGAATTACAAAAAGTAAAAGCTTTTATTGCAGCCAACAATGTATATGGGGTCGATTTAAATCCCACAGCTGTAGAACTGGGTAAATTGTCTTTATGGCTTAACTGCATGCACAAAGACATGGAAACCCCATTCTTTGCTCACCGTTTGGCTACAGGGAATGCCGTAGTAGGGGCTTGGTTAAAGGTATATGAAGTTAAGGATTTTAATACAGAGTTCCCTTCTGAAGGGACACTTTCTCAGCGCAACAAACCAATTGCCAAAGCTTGGTGGACAAAAGCCCCAAAACGAGTGCAATGGAACAAGCAAGGAAAATTGAACCGTAATGTGGATAAACAGGTTTATCATTTTTTATTGCCTGATAAAGCAATGGTAGCAAGTTTCAACAGCCAGCTGCTTAAGGAAGAGCTGACAAAGGCACAAAAAGATAAATTCACGACTTGGAAACATGAATTTTGTTCTCCTTTAAATGGTGAAGAGGTAAAACAAGTAGTAAAACTATCTCGATTAATTGATGTATTGCTCGAAGAACACTACCAAAAAATAACCGCCATTGCGCATGACACAGCTTCACATTACCAATTATATGGGGATTCTTCGCCAAAATTGGCTTTAAAAAACTACGCCGATAAAGAACGATTAACCGATAGTAAAAATAACCGAGCTGGAGCTTATCACAAATTACGCACCATTATGGACTATTGGTGCGCACTCTGGTTTTGGGATGTACGAGATGTGGAGAATTTGCCTGACAGAACAAAATGGTACAATGAATTGACCAATTTGGTGGGTATCAAATTGAGTGATATTGATGAAAATACAAGCACCGATCAAATAAAATACATACTACAAAATCAGGGTGCCAATAAATTGACTCTATTTGAAGGAAACCGCATTGCTAGCGTATTGGAAATGCGCAACCAATACCGCTTTTTCCACAACGAATTGGAATTTATTGAGGTATTTAAAGAACGGGGTGGTTTTGATGTGATTGTTGGGAATCCACCATGGGTAACAATCGAGCTGGATAAAACTGGAATTCTATCAGAATACTATCCGGAAGTTTTTCTTCGAAAATATTCAGCCCCTAAGGTGTCAGATCTACTTTTAAAGGAAATTGAACTATTACCAAAGCTTAAGATTAGTTATTCGAAAGAAGAACTGTGGGCTATATCGACAAAGACTTTCCTTGGAAGTAAACAATGCTATCAATTATTAAGAGGTCAACGAACTGATTTATATAAGTCTATATTAGTTAATTGTATTGATTTTATTAATATTAATGGTTATGTTGGTTTAATTCATCCAGAAAGTATTTATGATGATCCTAAAGGTACCAATCTTCGAAGAGAAGTATATAAAAGATTAAAATATCATTTTCAGTTTAAAAATGAACGAATGCTTTTTCCCGAAATTGATCATCATAATGCCTATAGTACTCATGTATATAAAGGTAAAAAAGAAGATGTTGGTTTCATCTCCATAAATAATCTATTTCATCCCTCAACAATAGATGGTAGTTTTATTCATGATGGGCATGGCATGGCTGGTGGCTACAAGACTATAGATGAACAAACAGGGAAAATGGATTGGAATATTCGATCTCATAAAGACAGAATAATTAAATTCGGTGAAAATGAACTCAGGCTATTGGCTCAAACCTTCGAGAATAGCTCCAAATGGGAGGGTGCGAAATTAGTATCAATCCATACTCGACAAATTCTTTCAGTATTGGAGAAGCTATCGATATTCAATGGAAAAGTAGAAGATTCTAAATACCATATAACGGATTGTTGGAACGAAACTATTGCTGTACAAGACGGAATAATGATACGGAATACTCAGTTTCCAGACATTGATAAATACGAACTCATATATAGTGGACCGCATTTTTTTGTGGCAACTCCTTTGTATAAAACACCACGTAGTGAATGTAAACTAAACTCTGACTATGACGCCATTGACCTTACGATGATAGAAGGCAATTTTATTCCTCGAACCAACTATATACCCGATGAAAATTTGAATAATTTCTGTGATCGTAATAAGAGTAATAATATTGTTAAGTCATGGATTCATGAGTATAAAGTATGTTTTAGCAAAATGCTCTCCATTTCAGGAGAGCGCACTCTTCAGCCTGCAATTATTCCACCAAAAGTATCTCATATTGATGGCGTTGTGACAATTATTTTCAAAACGAATAAAGAATTGATTGAATTTGCAGGTATAAGTTCGTCTCTAATGATGGATTTTTATATAAAGTCTGTCGGGAAGTCAAATCTTCGAGGTGAGTTAATTAAAAAATTCCCGATTGGTATTGATAATTATTTTATCCCTCAATTATTTGTAAGAACCCTTTTACTTAATTGTCTTAACGAACACTATACTGTTTTATGGTGCCAAAACTATCAATCTGAATTTTCTTTGGATAATTGGAGTAAAACTGATATTCGTTTAAAGCCCTTTAATAAACTAACCCAAGATTGGCAATGGGATACACCATTGCGAAATTATTTTGAACGCCGTCAGGCATTGGTTGAGATTGATGTAATTACTGCTATGGCTTTTGGGCTTACATTGGATGAGTTAATTTTAATTTACAATGTGCAGTTTCCAGTGTTGCAACAAAACGAAGCGGATACTTGGTATGATACCAGAGGAAATATCGTATTTACTTTCAGTAGTGGCTTAACGGGTGTTGGCTTAGCCCGTAATGAGTGGAATAAGATAAAAGACCTAGCCGCAGGTGAAACCTATGAGCACACCATTACAAAAAGTGAGCTCTATAAAGGAGAGAAGCAAACTTATTATGCCCCTTTTGATAAATGTGATCGTGTAGAGGATTACAAAACAGCCTGGGCACATTTTGAGAAGGTTTTTAAAGAGAAAGAATAA